The DNA sequence CTATTGGTATTCCAGGGTGAACGCTGCAAAGCacaaattcagcaggaaaagaCAAGTCCTAAGTGTGCTCACTATGTTCTGGAgcaagagagatcccataaactatggcaagCAATAGTATTACCACAAATTCCCGCTGTTATTTTAGCTACAAGAGATATTGCTTATGACAGGCAAGCAGTCTTCCCTAAAAGTTTTTAGCTCATTTTCACTTAGTCTGGTGAACGAGAGAGAACTCAATAGAAATCATATAGGCATGCAATAGGTGGTATCCCTTGGGTGAAAGCGACAATTCAGTCTTGGAGAATTATAGGCAGTGCCCCGTAaggttgctcatagtctgtacatgaTGAGAGATCGCAATTGGGAAAATCTATGTAACATGCATAGGCTAGTCTGGAGTCCGACTGTACTAAGCACACACAGTTATCATTGCATAGGAAGGACGGGTGGGTACGCACAGTAAGATGTTTTGGCTCTATTTAGTCTGTTGCACGTAGAGCATCGATAAACTAACTGGCATGCGATAGAAATATGTCCGCTGTCTATGAGCCATCACATATTACACAGAGGAAAATTGAGTGCCTAAAGTTTGCTCATGAGTCTGTACAGGAGATATCCGCATAAAACTATGGAAAGCTATCAATGGTATATCCTCTTAACCTGTATTAGAGCACTTAGATATTCAGACAGGAATAGCGTTGTCCCTAATGTTTGTCATAGTCCTGTACAGGACGAGAATCCATAAGGCAAAATGGCAGCATAGTACTTGTAAACCCAACATGCTACTAAGCAACATATCTGGTGAGGAAACAGTCCCTAGTGTTTGCTCATTGGCGCTCTAGTAGAGAGTCCCTAAACATGGCAGCAATAGGTATTTAACACCGAGATACTAAGACACACATGCAATCAGACGGAAAGTCCCACTAAGTTTTGCCTCACATATGATCCTGGACAGAAGAATGGACCCATAAAACAGGTCATTAGAGACGCTATGCATAAGTATTATACCCCTGTACTAACACAAttatcagcaggaacagtccctaagttttgcTCATTGCTCGGAGCtgttctgtacagagagatcccataagcTATGCGCGCAGCCTGGTTATTCCCCAGATCTCGTTAATTCCCAGGGGCCACAATATCAGCAGTACTTCTCTGCACGACGGCCTGTTTAAGCAAAATAGGCAAGGCcctaaaaaagcaaatatttcacaCAAACGTTTAATATCACAATTGCTTGCAAGGTGGTACAGTTAAGAAACTAGAAaacttataacaaaataaaaacaaaaaataaacatgtaaaaaacatttacatgataagtaaaccttaaaaataagtgaatgtaaaactgatgagggggctattctaagcacttttgtcatttacattcattagttattttttatacatatactgttaatatgaatgaattttgttacatcagcgccacctgctggtcagtttcaaaCTAGTCTGAAGACCAAGTAGTGAAGGAAGTTgtgaggagaaagaaagaagctgctctgatgttcttctgcctatgaaagatttttgttttcctaagcagaagaacatcagcctcgttcttactcctgacaacttccttgactacttgctggtcagactggtgggaaaattcattcatattaactaacatgtaacctttaatatcttggaattaaaacaaaataaataatgaatgtaaatgacaaaagggcttagaataaccccctcgtcaattttacattctcttatttttaaggtttacttatcctttaataaaacacAGTGCATCAATATGCAGAGATAATTGTCCAATATTATTCTTTTAAACAACAGAGAGTACCTTGAAGAGCTTCTTCTCCGGATAATTTTTGTCCGACTTCTAACTTTGTAGTGAGACAGTCCAGAGTCTGTGGGCGACAGCTTGGGAATATTCGGGAGCCCTTGGGCCTTTGCTAATAAATAGGGGGAGCCTTTAGGAGTCGTTTGTATTGGGGGTTCCTGAGGCTTTTTGCTGGAGGTCTGGCCTGAGTTCTCTGCCTTCCACTTATATCTGTTTGTTACACTGCCAGACTTTGGGGTCACACTGCCAGACTTTGGGGTCACACTGCTCTTCTTTTTAGGAGCCACAAGTGATGCAGCCGGAGATTTCACCTTCTCACTCTCTACATTGAGCTTTTTGGAAGCAGGAGACAGTTTTTTGCTGACAAGACTGGTTTTGGCAGAGTTTGCCACCCACGTGTATTTATTCTTCCGAGTCTTGGGCAGTTTAGTAGGGGCTGCTGGTGATGCAGCAGTGTTTTTTGTTGGGCTGTAAACTGCATTAGTTTTAGACAAGTCACTCACGAGAGTGGCGGCTCTAGAGTCAGAACTGGCAGTGCAGGTTACAGGATTGAGTGGTTTATGAAAAGAAGGCTCTGAATGTAACGTCACAGATTCCTGAGATGAAACGTGGACTGTCTCTGAGGGAGTCCATGGCATTTTCCGATGCTTCCCCGATACAGAGGACCCCCCATCAGTGACTCTCCCCACATGTTGTGCAGATGCTGAAGTGCTGGCAGTTGTGGGTAGATTTTTGGCACTTGTCTGTTTGCTCAGTGCGGTCTGAGAGGATTTGCTGAGAGACTTTGTACTTTCTTTGCTGGCAAGTTTTGATTTTTCAGCCGCTGGGCCACTAAAAGTTGCCTGAGACTTGTGTGCAACAGTTGCAGTAAGACACAGAGGTGAAAGTGCTGTAGTTGCA is a window from the Xenopus laevis strain J_2021 chromosome 6L, Xenopus_laevis_v10.1, whole genome shotgun sequence genome containing:
- the LOC108719461 gene encoding zinc finger CCCH domain-containing protein 3 — its product is MAANVLTSDVTCARRAAREFADMAEEKEALQRQIRMLQDLITSHRNIHGNVPAPVAPASTRWRNPAQPPYRAPGVFRGGHTHRGHTHRASRFIAPAQEQPKQGWKNKYSLVNRGVMGSTSTAPAVSSHGNEGSRTATTALSPLCLTATVAHKSQATFSGPAAEKSKLASKESTKSLSKSSQTALSKQTSAKNLPTTASTSASAQHVGRVTDGGSSVSGKHRKMPWTPSETVHVSSQESVTLHSEPSFHKPLNPVTCTASSDSRAATLVSDLSKTNAVYSPTKNTAASPAAPTKLPKTRKNKYTWVANSAKTSLVSKKLSPASKKLNVESEKVKSPAASLVAPKKKSSVTPKSGSVTPKSGSVTNRYKWKAENSGQTSSKKPQEPPIQTTPKGSPYLLAKAQGLPNIPKLSPTDSGLSHYKVRSRTKIIRRRSSSRYSLLFKRIILDNYLCILMHCVLLKDK